From a region of the Lactuca sativa cultivar Salinas chromosome 4, Lsat_Salinas_v11, whole genome shotgun sequence genome:
- the LOC111891376 gene encoding uncharacterized protein LOC111891376 translates to MEGLSVTLKSACDKGIFNGVQILGNGPILSPLFYADDALFIGEWSRSNLKNLARILRCFHISSGLKVNFHKSKVFGIGVDPTETSNWANLLGCVSGDLPFDYLGVPVGANMNLIKYWKPIIKKFQSKLSLWKAKSLSFGGRLTLIKSVLSNLPTYYLSLFRAPVGVIEELEKIRRTFLWGGCEDRKKIHWVSGQSPCSQRRWGTWSWIHTSFKHWSAREMVVEAKQ, encoded by the coding sequence ATGGAAGGATTGAGTGTGACTCTCAAATCGGCTTGTGACAAAGGGATCTTCAATGGTGTTCAAATCCTGGGTAATGGTCCTATCCTGTCTCCCCTCTTCTATGCGGATGACGCTCTATTTATTGGGGAATGGTCAAGATCAAACCTAAAGAACCTGGCACGCATTCTTAGATGTTTTCACATCTCTTCGGGACTCAAAGTTAATTTTCATAAATCGAAAGTATTCGGAATTGGAGTTGACCCGACTGAAACATCGAACTGGGCTAATCTTCTCGGGTGCGTTTCAGGGGACCTTCCATTTGACTATCTCGGAGTTCCGGTTGGTGCCAatatgaatttaataaaatattggaAGCCTATAATTAAGAAATTTCAGTCTAAGCTCTCCTTATGGAAGGCTAAATCATTATCGTTTGGTGGTAGGCTCACCTTAATCAAATCGGTTCTTAGTAATCTGCCTACCTACTATTTATCCTTATTCCGAGCTCCTGTGGGTGTAATAGAAGAATTGGAAAAGATAAGACGCACCTTCCTGTGGGGAGGTTGTGAAGATAGAAAGAAAATTCATTGGGTTTCCGGACAAAGTCCTTGTAGCCAAAGAAGATGGGGGACTTGGAGTTGGATCCATACAAGCTTTAAACATTGGTCTGCTCGTGAAATGGTGGTGGAGGCTAAACAATGA